Proteins encoded together in one Terriglobus saanensis SP1PR4 window:
- a CDS encoding glycosyl hydrolase, which translates to MRPQRTLFAILGLIVSLPLFSQQRSAHLASTASAAVSLAELRAGFQNPPLQARLRCYWWWLNGNTDKPTITHDLEEMKAKGFGGALLVDADGSGQAGNTRVAPGPTFGSPAWVDLYTHALREADRLGLEITLNINSGWNLGGPPVKPEQASKILTYTREIHAGGKVQLVLKQPPTKNGFYRDIAVLAYPLSHGAKLPEQPNDRQGDRYTANSDQEDSVPLTLQFRSAAAENGFSMPDSASMLDDGTRSQFASDPTYADTQLHEVKNLTILMGKDGSLQTELPAGEWEFLRIGYTDSDARVSTSSGAWQGLAIDHMNRHAFDTYWNTVVEPLLRVAKPFKSLKYLATDSWELGGTNWTDDFQSQFIKLRGYDPILYLPIVAGRIVDGRGDSTRFLTDLRRTVADLIVSEHFDVFAEKAKEHGLGIQAESGGPHGAPIDALETFRHAAVPQTEFWSANPHRSLDRERFFTKEGASAANIYGQRFVAQEGETSIGPQWSESLATDLKPAFDMAITEGMNRLVWHEFTSSPKGTGLPGQEYFAGTHLNPKVTWWNASGAFFAYLNRIQFVMQAGTPVNDALYFYGDNVPNFVRLKADDPAGVLPGYDYDVSNEDALLRTIKIQGRELIGPSGVRWSVMVLPRTNRVSLSVLQFVKRYLQAGGTVASLSPTSPTGLVDARQRLSFDALVKEIWQGCRDGSVHLFESGTVVCSSNGRNALASAHVLPDLRITASDPKIHLAASSHSGIDYVHRRVGTSEVYFLRNPSERAASFTATFRASGNIELWDAVTGEMKRSVLSQAHPDGTTDVPLNLPAFGSTFVLFVQQSSVAGLRSEMQRVEPLKVIDGWNVSFQRNRGVSGVARHTKELTSWTTWNEDDVRYFSGTASYSAEFDAPKLAAEEEACLRFQDVREIAQVALNGKPVSTIWANPYMACIHIPMLKGSNKLTIKVTNLWHNRLLGDLDPEQKTKITKTNIKTIQGPLLPSGLIGPAEWVIYKTR; encoded by the coding sequence ATGCGCCCTCAAAGAACTCTCTTTGCGATCCTTGGATTGATCGTCTCGCTCCCTTTGTTTTCGCAACAACGCTCAGCGCATTTGGCTTCCACCGCTTCGGCCGCCGTTTCGCTGGCGGAGTTGCGCGCGGGATTTCAGAACCCTCCACTACAGGCACGCCTGCGTTGTTACTGGTGGTGGCTGAATGGCAACACGGACAAGCCAACCATCACCCACGACCTGGAAGAGATGAAGGCCAAAGGTTTCGGCGGAGCCCTTCTAGTCGATGCGGATGGTTCAGGACAGGCCGGCAATACGCGTGTTGCGCCGGGGCCGACGTTTGGATCTCCTGCGTGGGTTGATCTGTACACGCATGCGTTACGCGAAGCGGATCGTTTAGGACTGGAGATTACGCTCAATATCAACAGCGGCTGGAATCTGGGGGGGCCACCCGTGAAGCCCGAGCAGGCCTCCAAGATACTCACGTACACACGAGAGATCCACGCGGGCGGCAAAGTGCAGTTGGTGCTCAAGCAGCCTCCGACAAAGAATGGTTTCTATCGAGATATTGCTGTGCTGGCGTATCCGCTGTCGCACGGCGCCAAGCTGCCGGAACAACCGAACGATCGTCAGGGAGATCGCTATACGGCGAACAGCGATCAGGAAGATAGTGTGCCGCTGACTCTTCAGTTTCGGAGCGCGGCGGCGGAGAATGGCTTCAGCATGCCGGACTCTGCCTCAATGCTGGACGATGGGACGAGATCGCAGTTTGCTTCGGATCCCACCTACGCAGACACTCAGTTGCATGAGGTGAAGAACCTGACCATCCTTATGGGGAAGGACGGCAGCCTTCAGACAGAACTGCCGGCAGGGGAATGGGAGTTCCTGCGTATTGGATATACGGACTCCGATGCGCGTGTCTCTACCTCAAGCGGCGCATGGCAGGGCCTTGCCATTGACCATATGAACCGTCACGCGTTCGACACGTACTGGAACACCGTGGTCGAACCTCTTCTACGTGTGGCAAAGCCTTTCAAGAGTCTGAAATATCTTGCGACCGATAGTTGGGAGCTTGGAGGTACAAACTGGACGGACGACTTTCAAAGCCAATTTATAAAGCTGCGAGGCTACGATCCCATTCTTTACCTTCCAATCGTTGCTGGACGCATCGTGGATGGAAGAGGGGACAGCACGCGTTTCCTTACGGACCTGCGGCGAACGGTAGCCGACCTCATCGTGTCGGAGCACTTCGACGTCTTCGCGGAGAAAGCAAAAGAACACGGGCTCGGCATACAGGCGGAGAGTGGTGGACCACATGGGGCGCCTATCGATGCGCTTGAGACCTTTCGCCATGCCGCAGTTCCGCAGACAGAGTTCTGGTCTGCGAATCCTCACCGCAGTCTGGATCGTGAGCGGTTCTTTACTAAGGAAGGTGCCAGTGCCGCAAACATCTATGGCCAGCGCTTCGTCGCACAGGAAGGCGAAACCTCCATCGGCCCACAATGGTCGGAGTCTCTGGCAACGGATCTGAAGCCCGCCTTCGACATGGCCATTACTGAAGGTATGAATCGCCTGGTATGGCACGAGTTCACATCCAGTCCAAAGGGCACGGGACTGCCGGGTCAGGAGTACTTTGCTGGCACACATCTCAACCCCAAAGTGACGTGGTGGAATGCTTCCGGTGCATTCTTTGCATATCTGAATCGCATCCAGTTCGTCATGCAGGCCGGTACGCCGGTCAACGATGCGCTGTACTTCTACGGCGACAACGTTCCTAACTTCGTGCGCCTAAAGGCCGACGATCCTGCGGGTGTACTTCCCGGCTATGATTATGACGTCTCCAATGAAGACGCGTTGCTTCGCACCATCAAAATCCAGGGCAGGGAACTCATTGGCCCAAGTGGTGTGCGATGGAGCGTGATGGTTTTGCCCAGGACAAACCGCGTGTCGCTTTCTGTCCTGCAGTTCGTGAAGCGTTATCTCCAGGCAGGTGGAACAGTGGCGTCGCTCTCGCCTACCTCGCCTACCGGACTGGTTGATGCGCGGCAGCGACTCAGCTTTGATGCTCTTGTAAAGGAGATTTGGCAGGGATGCCGGGACGGTTCGGTCCATCTCTTCGAGAGCGGAACAGTGGTCTGCAGTTCGAACGGCCGCAATGCGTTGGCCTCCGCCCACGTGCTGCCTGATTTGAGGATCACCGCCTCCGACCCAAAAATCCACCTGGCGGCTTCAAGCCATAGTGGGATTGATTATGTGCATCGCCGCGTCGGTACATCCGAGGTCTACTTCCTTCGTAATCCGAGTGAAAGAGCAGCTAGCTTCACCGCAACGTTCCGCGCAAGCGGCAACATTGAATTATGGGACGCTGTGACGGGAGAGATGAAGCGTAGCGTTTTATCGCAAGCCCATCCTGATGGAACAACGGATGTTCCGTTGAATTTACCTGCTTTTGGCTCGACCTTCGTGCTCTTTGTGCAGCAGTCTTCGGTCGCAGGGCTGCGGAGCGAGATGCAGCGCGTCGAGCCGCTCAAAGTCATCGACGGTTGGAACGTCTCTTTTCAACGAAACCGTGGCGTCTCAGGTGTTGCCCGCCATACGAAAGAGTTGACAAGCTGGACCACGTGGAACGAAGACGACGTTCGGTACTTTTCAGGAACGGCAAGTTACTCTGCGGAATTCGATGCACCAAAACTGGCTGCGGAAGAAGAAGCCTGCCTTCGTTTTCAGGATGTGCGGGAGATTGCGCAGGTCGCTTTAAACGGAAAGCCTGTGAGCACCATCTGGGCAAACCCCTATATGGCCTGTATTCACATTCCAATGCTGAAAGGTTCGAACAAGCTGACGATCAAAGTAACAAATCTTTGGCACAACCGGCTTCTGGGAGATCTTGACCCTGAGCAGAAGACGAAGATCACGAAGACGAATATCAAGACCATCCAAGGTCCACTGCTTCCGTCGGGCCTGATCGGACCTGCGGAGTGGGTCATCTACAAAACACGCTAG
- a CDS encoding TonB-dependent receptor, with product MKKYLVGKMSLPAILIAIVFTLFSVVSSAQRYLGAIQGEVADESGAVIPNASVTVTEVATHFKSTTTTNASGVYSFPALNPGNYTVVSTATGFGTDTRHEVVLTAGESQKIDFKLRAGGSTESVDVSASNPLLDTGSANIATTLSTKEVTDLPNVGRNPFVMATLAAGVVNTGSGGYFQGKASQFTNPFSGVAVQITTDGNAGHNRLLLNGIPDDPAERLSGAGYTGFVPSPEAVEEVKVQTSIFDAQVGHGNGTVTNTVVRGGTNKLHGAAYYVFQNTYLNANTSEKVLNQNSTNPTVRTPRNNDQLSQTGFVVDGPVWIPKIYNGHDKTFFMAAFERYASHTAINYSARVPTAAERAGDFSALCSAFDATGFCTSGIQLYRPASVLDGNNNRTAFYANNNIASAINPTGAALMTYLPLPNVPGASITSTNYISTKTSYPSTYPSFIFRLDHQVTAKNRLNATFFRSGLTQSYPLQGFPKAVGPTGYGYSVYRNNRGGSIDDVHTFTSSMVLDSRFGLIYHPFGLQYPGNSNFDLSSIGMSTSNYPNLSFPGVTPTDSYAGLAAGAGGQISSNVTGSLSEILTKIWGKHSVRFGFEGNMIRYNVQNPLSGFGALTFDRRFTQKNSVNTAVGADASSGDAMASLLLGYHSAATYNIQAAYALQQIYVAPFVQDDWRITPKLTLNLGARWDYESPITERYNKQVTDFCTTCASPLQASVPNLALNGGLRFTSNSNRFPYPRDLNNFQPRLGAAYQATPTTVARAGFGIIYFNTLESPIGTGFSQTTTYNNYTTSAPLYSLSNPYPSGVTLPTGSSLGLGTGLGQNINFVDPNHVTPKSAQYSASVQQQFPGKFVLQIAYIGARPTRLEVSHNINVLPAQYLNQGAAGVSFLNAAVTNPMAGKFTGMGTTSLNNATVPQYQLLLPFPEFGTVTEQYSSIGSAPYNSMQIQVQRPMRNHFSIQGNFTWQKIMLRNGFFSNGNQVTNPNLYSVQDLNATLIGNVFGTIELPRFLKRPAYERLLIGGWQLNSVFRAQNGNLVAAPSTVNIIGDPNQGNKTYSRYINTCYQNQAGANVASTASAPACDALSPNPAYRQRYAYDLQNNSTYIGVRQRIYPLLDLSMFKRFVVREGVSFEIRGEFFNVLNTPNFSGPNTTIGNSQFGASPYSSINGATYYTQANDPRIGQLTGRINF from the coding sequence ATGAAGAAGTACCTGGTGGGGAAGATGTCCCTTCCCGCAATTTTGATAGCAATCGTTTTCACCTTATTTTCCGTAGTCAGTTCCGCACAGCGTTATCTTGGAGCGATTCAGGGCGAAGTCGCAGATGAGAGCGGCGCGGTCATTCCAAATGCATCGGTGACGGTCACGGAGGTGGCAACCCACTTCAAATCGACCACAACGACGAATGCATCGGGCGTCTACTCCTTCCCGGCCCTGAATCCGGGAAACTATACGGTCGTTTCTACAGCGACCGGCTTTGGAACGGACACGCGCCACGAAGTAGTGCTTACCGCTGGCGAGTCGCAAAAGATCGACTTCAAGCTGAGGGCAGGCGGGTCCACGGAAAGTGTGGATGTCTCCGCCAGCAATCCCTTGCTCGACACCGGATCCGCGAATATTGCGACGACTCTAAGCACAAAAGAAGTGACGGACCTGCCCAATGTTGGCAGGAACCCGTTCGTTATGGCGACCTTGGCGGCGGGTGTGGTCAATACAGGATCGGGCGGTTACTTCCAGGGCAAAGCCAGCCAGTTCACCAACCCGTTCAGCGGCGTGGCGGTCCAGATTACAACCGATGGCAACGCCGGTCACAATCGGCTTCTGCTCAATGGTATTCCCGACGATCCCGCCGAGCGTCTCTCCGGTGCCGGATACACCGGGTTTGTTCCTTCACCAGAGGCCGTCGAAGAGGTAAAGGTACAGACCTCCATCTTTGACGCGCAGGTCGGCCATGGAAACGGCACCGTAACGAACACGGTCGTACGCGGTGGAACCAACAAACTGCACGGCGCGGCCTATTACGTGTTTCAGAACACGTATCTGAATGCCAATACCTCGGAGAAAGTGCTGAATCAGAACTCGACTAATCCGACCGTTCGGACGCCGCGCAACAACGATCAACTAAGCCAGACCGGCTTTGTGGTCGACGGGCCCGTATGGATTCCAAAGATCTACAACGGTCACGACAAAACGTTCTTTATGGCGGCCTTTGAACGCTATGCCTCGCACACGGCGATCAATTATTCCGCACGCGTACCGACAGCAGCCGAGCGCGCGGGCGACTTCTCCGCACTCTGCAGTGCCTTCGATGCAACTGGGTTTTGCACCTCGGGCATTCAACTCTATCGTCCGGCCTCGGTCTTGGACGGTAATAACAATCGCACGGCGTTCTACGCAAATAACAACATCGCATCCGCGATTAACCCCACAGGCGCGGCCCTGATGACGTATCTGCCACTGCCAAATGTGCCTGGAGCCTCGATTACGAGCACCAACTATATCTCCACCAAGACCTCCTATCCGAGCACGTATCCTTCCTTCATCTTTCGTTTGGATCACCAGGTCACAGCGAAGAACCGCCTGAACGCAACCTTCTTTCGCTCTGGCCTGACACAGAGCTACCCCTTGCAGGGATTTCCAAAAGCCGTTGGCCCGACAGGCTATGGATACAGTGTCTACCGCAACAACCGCGGCGGAAGCATCGACGATGTTCATACGTTCACATCGAGCATGGTGCTCGATTCACGCTTCGGCTTGATTTACCACCCGTTCGGCCTGCAGTATCCCGGCAACTCGAACTTCGATCTCAGCAGCATCGGCATGTCGACCAGTAACTATCCGAATCTCTCCTTTCCCGGTGTGACCCCGACGGATTCTTACGCAGGCCTTGCGGCGGGTGCGGGCGGTCAAATCAGCTCCAATGTTACTGGTTCTCTCTCCGAGATCCTTACGAAGATCTGGGGAAAGCACTCGGTTCGCTTTGGATTTGAAGGCAACATGATCCGTTATAACGTGCAGAACCCGCTCAGTGGTTTTGGCGCGCTGACCTTCGACCGTCGCTTCACGCAAAAGAACTCCGTCAATACAGCAGTGGGCGCGGATGCGAGCTCGGGCGATGCCATGGCGTCTCTCCTGCTCGGATATCATTCGGCAGCGACGTACAACATCCAGGCGGCCTATGCTCTGCAACAGATATACGTGGCGCCCTTCGTTCAGGACGATTGGCGCATCACTCCCAAGTTGACGTTGAACCTCGGCGCCCGCTGGGATTACGAATCGCCCATCACGGAGCGATACAACAAGCAGGTCACGGACTTCTGCACCACGTGCGCCAGTCCGCTGCAGGCCTCGGTTCCCAACCTTGCTTTGAACGGAGGCCTTCGCTTTACGAGCAACTCGAACCGTTTTCCGTATCCGCGCGATCTGAACAACTTTCAGCCGCGCCTCGGAGCGGCTTACCAGGCAACGCCGACGACCGTCGCTCGCGCCGGATTCGGCATCATCTACTTCAACACGCTGGAATCACCCATCGGCACCGGCTTCAGCCAGACAACGACCTACAACAACTACACCACCAGCGCACCGTTGTATTCACTTAGCAATCCGTATCCATCCGGCGTTACGCTGCCTACGGGCAGCTCTCTGGGTCTTGGAACGGGTCTCGGACAAAATATTAACTTCGTTGATCCGAATCACGTCACGCCAAAGAGTGCTCAATATTCTGCAAGCGTGCAACAGCAGTTTCCTGGAAAGTTTGTTCTGCAGATCGCGTATATCGGTGCACGTCCCACGCGGCTGGAAGTCAGTCACAACATCAACGTATTGCCCGCACAGTATCTGAACCAGGGAGCTGCAGGCGTTTCTTTCCTCAATGCAGCGGTGACGAATCCGATGGCTGGAAAATTCACTGGGATGGGTACCACTTCACTTAACAACGCAACCGTTCCACAGTACCAGTTGTTGCTACCGTTTCCTGAGTTTGGAACGGTCACAGAGCAGTACTCTTCTATTGGCAGCGCGCCTTATAATTCCATGCAGATTCAGGTGCAGCGTCCGATGAGGAACCACTTCTCTATCCAGGGCAACTTCACCTGGCAGAAGATCATGTTGCGGAATGGCTTCTTCAGCAACGGCAATCAGGTCACCAACCCAAACCTTTACTCGGTGCAGGATCTCAATGCCACGCTTATCGGCAATGTCTTTGGCACGATAGAGCTGCCGAGATTCCTGAAGCGCCCAGCATATGAGCGTCTGCTGATTGGAGGATGGCAACTGAACTCTGTCTTCCGTGCGCAGAACGGAAATCTCGTAGCTGCTCCTTCCACGGTCAATATCATCGGCGATCCGAATCAGGGCAATAAAACCTACAGCCGTTACATCAACACCTGCTACCAGAACCAGGCAGGGGCTAACGTGGCTTCTACTGCATCAGCACCCGCCTGCGATGCTCTCTCTCCGAACCCGGCGTACCGTCAGCGGTATGCTTACGATCTGCAAAACAACAGCACCTACATCGGTGTTCGTCAGCGAATCTATCCGCTGCTGGATCTCTCCATGTTCAAGCGGTTTGTGGTCCGTGAGGGTGTGAGCTTTGAGATTCGGGGCGAGTTTTTCAATGTGCTGAATACTCCAAACTTCAGCGGCCCCAACACCACGATCGGCAACTCGCAGTTCGGAGCGTCGCCCTACTCCAGTATTAACGGTGCGACTTACTACACTCAGGCAAATGACCCGCGCATCGGCCAACTGACTGGGCGTATTAATTTCTAA
- a CDS encoding TetR/AcrR family transcriptional regulator: protein MENDTAERILDSAHALIAERGYAAFSYADIADVVKIRKASIHYHFPSKEALVTAVLKRHRAKLNAGIEMLNAQIPDPFARLAAYMNHWEGCIRAKTEPICIAALLGAELPTLPEEVKVEIQRHFQDLRDWFRETLEAGVAVRVIRLSLSAAVEAESLLALVHGAMISARAYDSTEVFALITEGALKRLSPGI from the coding sequence ATGGAAAACGACACCGCAGAACGCATTCTTGACTCAGCCCACGCACTCATTGCGGAGCGCGGCTATGCCGCGTTCAGCTATGCCGACATCGCGGACGTGGTCAAAATCAGAAAAGCGAGTATCCACTACCACTTTCCCTCGAAGGAGGCGCTCGTGACTGCGGTATTAAAGCGACATCGGGCGAAACTGAATGCGGGCATTGAAATGCTAAATGCTCAAATACCGGATCCGTTCGCCCGTCTTGCTGCCTATATGAACCACTGGGAAGGCTGCATTCGTGCGAAGACCGAGCCGATTTGTATTGCGGCTTTGCTTGGCGCTGAACTGCCAACCCTGCCGGAGGAAGTCAAAGTAGAGATTCAACGACACTTCCAAGACCTGCGCGATTGGTTCCGTGAAACGCTTGAGGCTGGCGTCGCGGTGCGCGTAATCCGACTCAGTCTATCGGCTGCGGTTGAAGCCGAAAGCCTTCTCGCTCTGGTACATGGAGCCATGATCTCGGCCCGTGCCTACGATTCCACCGAAGTTTTCGCCCTGATTACCGAGGGCGCGCTTAAGCGACTTTCACCTGGAATTTAA
- a CDS encoding phosphatase PAP2 family protein, producing the protein MSQVNTDVTLSSTYRARIDDLFLRMNQREVHVVAKLVRYSEPKPLLLTVNAINQLCDGWIYLPIALYVVVLREWRLLVALITGVALSHLFYGSTKPRFARVRPCNFVENIPSRSRCLDRYSFPSGHCMTLSVVGFLLCWQHHAAIPALALGLLLLCWARVASGQHYPSDLVAGIGVGYFVGTTVALILL; encoded by the coding sequence ATGTCTCAGGTAAATACGGACGTTACCTTATCGTCAACTTATCGAGCCAGAATTGACGACCTGTTTCTGCGGATGAACCAAAGGGAAGTGCACGTTGTTGCGAAGTTGGTGCGGTATTCTGAGCCGAAGCCGCTTCTCCTGACGGTCAACGCCATCAACCAACTCTGCGATGGTTGGATTTACCTGCCCATCGCCCTCTACGTTGTTGTTTTGCGAGAGTGGAGGCTCCTCGTCGCTTTAATCACCGGGGTCGCCCTCTCTCATCTTTTCTATGGCTCAACCAAGCCTAGATTTGCGCGAGTGCGTCCTTGTAACTTCGTCGAGAATATACCCAGCCGTAGTCGTTGTCTGGATAGATACTCTTTCCCAAGCGGACATTGTATGACGCTGTCAGTGGTCGGTTTTCTGCTTTGCTGGCAGCATCATGCAGCCATTCCCGCACTCGCTTTAGGATTGCTGTTGCTCTGTTGGGCGCGGGTTGCAAGCGGTCAACACTATCCTTCGGATCTGGTTGCTGGTATTGGAGTGGGATATTTTGTCGGCACTACTGTCGCGCTCATCCTTTTGTAA
- a CDS encoding CpsD/CapB family tyrosine-protein kinase — protein sequence MRDDKVNSVKMIEADLELPVYTVVPDFNYVNSRRFFAWDFCRWFGQRSRVSAPLSLDSLGKHYNIEVLAHPGAPYAEALRALRTAVLLSKPEMVKVILITSSTPAEGKSTTGINLAATYARAGVRTLFVEMDLRRPVIASRMNLSSLHDGLSGILTGQLPPGWAISLPEIPNFKYIPGGRRTPFPYELLSSDVMKNQLSLWRSEYDVLILDGPPVLAVADSVMMAEQADLVLLITRFGETTTHSLQTAHLLLSRHLHGNLGVVLNAVPPNTEGYYD from the coding sequence ATGCGGGACGACAAAGTGAATTCAGTTAAGATGATCGAGGCCGATTTAGAACTGCCAGTTTACACAGTGGTACCGGATTTCAACTATGTAAACTCAAGACGATTTTTTGCCTGGGATTTCTGCCGCTGGTTCGGACAACGCTCCAGGGTCTCTGCGCCGCTTTCCCTGGATTCACTCGGAAAACACTACAACATAGAGGTCCTCGCTCACCCTGGAGCGCCCTATGCGGAGGCTTTGCGCGCCCTTAGAACTGCTGTTCTCCTGTCGAAGCCTGAAATGGTTAAAGTCATTCTTATTACGAGTAGCACCCCCGCTGAAGGAAAGAGCACAACTGGAATCAATCTTGCAGCGACCTATGCTCGAGCAGGGGTACGCACATTATTTGTAGAAATGGATCTTCGGAGGCCAGTGATTGCTAGCCGAATGAATCTATCGAGCTTGCACGACGGTCTCTCCGGCATACTCACGGGACAGTTACCCCCTGGTTGGGCTATTTCACTACCCGAGATTCCCAATTTCAAATACATTCCCGGCGGCAGGCGGACGCCATTTCCTTATGAGCTGCTCAGCTCGGACGTAATGAAGAATCAGCTTTCCTTGTGGAGGTCAGAATATGATGTGCTGATTCTCGATGGCCCTCCCGTATTAGCCGTGGCTGATTCCGTTATGATGGCCGAGCAAGCCGACCTTGTTCTACTCATTACGCGCTTCGGCGAGACCACAACTCATTCTTTGCAGACTGCCCATCTTCTTCTCTCGCGCCATCTGCATGGAAATCTTGGTGTTGTTCTGAATGCAGTGCCTCCAAATACCGAAGGCTACTATGATTAG
- a CDS encoding esterase: protein MRKLAIFCVLLLSATLPIAAQNPTVRTVDSSKPARPKSALTYISPEVQPNGSVTFRIAAPNAKEVVVSVEDANMPMAQDAAGLWTLTTQPYSPEIYSYRFRIDGSYVLDTQNPTIQTNLQELVNTFTIPGNPPMPWEIQAIPHGEINHHFYTTSVVLNAPANQDEYYVYTPPGFDAKAKIRYPVLYLLHGYSDGADGWLSAGRANDIFDSLIATGKAKPMIVVMTLGYGNLAVLKPGRTPALNIQNIDLFQAMLLTEILPRVEAEYPVIGDRDHRAIAGLSMGGGESLLTGLNHTDLFAWIGTFSAGLNPATLAKLPTVTPQKANLRLLWMACGVDDALLKPNRAAIATLKAQGLPVTAIETPGHHQWPVWRDNLIHFTPLLFQK from the coding sequence ATGCGCAAGCTGGCGATCTTCTGTGTGCTCCTCCTCTCCGCGACCCTTCCTATCGCCGCCCAGAACCCTACCGTCCGCACGGTCGACTCCTCGAAGCCAGCCCGGCCGAAATCTGCGCTCACCTATATCTCGCCCGAGGTCCAGCCCAACGGTTCCGTCACCTTCCGGATCGCCGCTCCCAACGCCAAAGAGGTCGTTGTCAGCGTCGAAGACGCCAACATGCCCATGGCCCAGGACGCCGCGGGCCTTTGGACCCTCACCACCCAGCCTTATTCGCCTGAGATTTACTCCTACCGCTTCCGCATCGACGGCAGCTATGTTCTCGATACCCAGAACCCCACTATCCAGACCAATCTCCAGGAGCTTGTCAACACCTTCACCATCCCCGGCAATCCGCCCATGCCCTGGGAGATCCAGGCCATACCCCACGGTGAAATTAACCACCACTTCTACACCACCAGTGTTGTTCTCAACGCTCCCGCCAATCAGGATGAGTACTACGTCTACACGCCGCCCGGCTTCGACGCAAAGGCCAAAATCAGATACCCCGTGCTCTACCTGCTCCACGGCTATTCCGACGGTGCCGATGGCTGGCTCTCCGCCGGCAGGGCCAACGATATCTTCGACAGCCTTATCGCTACCGGCAAGGCTAAGCCCATGATCGTTGTCATGACCCTCGGCTACGGCAACCTCGCTGTTCTCAAACCCGGCCGCACCCCCGCCCTGAATATCCAGAACATCGACCTCTTCCAGGCCATGCTTCTCACCGAGATCCTCCCCAGGGTCGAGGCCGAGTACCCTGTCATCGGAGATCGCGATCACCGCGCCATCGCCGGTCTCTCCATGGGCGGCGGGGAGAGCCTCCTGACCGGTCTCAACCATACCGACCTCTTTGCCTGGATTGGCACCTTCTCTGCTGGCCTCAATCCCGCTACGCTTGCCAAGCTCCCCACAGTCACTCCGCAGAAGGCCAATCTCCGTCTCCTCTGGATGGCCTGTGGTGTTGACGACGCGCTGCTCAAACCCAACCGCGCCGCCATCGCGACACTCAAGGCCCAGGGCCTGCCGGTTACTGCCATCGAAACTCCTGGCCATCACCAGTGGCCCGTCTGGCGCGACAACCTAATCCACTTCACACCGCTGCTCTTCCAAAAATAA